A window of the Pseudomonas sp. B21_DOA genome harbors these coding sequences:
- a CDS encoding amidohydrolase, protein MPICRRLLVSLSRLSLACLLLFAGSAGAREYTYSDAHLHYVDFFQESAGMQKLLTAMKENSIEHVMISGIPVAKKWHEDEPKRPRYYAGDDADAYWYSATDVIIADAVQKLAPEQRQYFHPFLSGFNPNDKNSAAHIQRMLELYPGLWQGIGEVFTRHDDLTALTSGDTPRANNEAMTKIYHLAAENDLPVMLHSNITSKREKNPLYLKEVEEPLRNHPHTRFIWAHAGTSAEIHRHQTQLPFLLPTLTRMLEAYPNLFIDLSWSTLTPYLLDEQGRPRAQWLALVEKYPERFMLGSDVVGRFNKLGEEMHSYKPFLDALPEAIARKVARDNFLAILPRNTSKPADSR, encoded by the coding sequence ATGCCCATCTGCCGGAGATTACTTGTGTCCTTGTCTCGTCTGAGTCTTGCCTGCCTGCTGCTGTTCGCTGGCAGCGCCGGCGCCCGCGAATACACCTACAGCGACGCGCACCTGCATTACGTGGATTTTTTCCAGGAAAGCGCCGGCATGCAGAAATTGCTCACGGCCATGAAAGAAAATTCCATTGAGCACGTGATGATTTCCGGCATTCCCGTGGCGAAGAAATGGCATGAAGACGAACCCAAGCGTCCGCGCTACTACGCCGGCGATGACGCCGATGCCTATTGGTACAGCGCCACCGATGTGATCATTGCCGACGCGGTGCAAAAACTCGCCCCAGAGCAGCGCCAGTACTTTCATCCGTTCCTGTCCGGCTTCAATCCCAATGACAAGAATTCCGCCGCGCATATACAGCGCATGCTCGAGCTGTATCCGGGTTTGTGGCAGGGCATCGGCGAGGTGTTCACCCGGCACGATGACCTGACCGCGCTGACCTCCGGCGACACACCCCGGGCCAACAATGAGGCAATGACCAAGATCTATCACCTCGCCGCGGAAAATGATCTGCCGGTGATGCTGCATTCCAACATCACTTCAAAGCGTGAGAAAAATCCGCTGTACCTGAAGGAAGTCGAAGAGCCGCTGCGCAATCATCCGCACACGCGGTTCATCTGGGCGCACGCTGGCACCAGCGCCGAGATTCATCGGCATCAAACGCAATTACCGTTTTTGTTGCCAACCCTGACGCGCATGCTTGAGGCTTATCCGAATCTGTTTATCGACCTGTCGTGGAGCACGCTCACGCCGTACTTGCTGGACGAGCAGGGCAGGCCGCGCGCGCAATGGCTGGCGCTGGTGGAAAAATATCCCGAGCGCTTCATGCTTGGCTCTGACGTGGTAGGACGATTCAACAAGCTCGGGGAGGAAATGCACAGCTACAAACCATTTCTCGATGCGCTGCCAGAGGCGATTGCGCGAAAGGTAGCAAGGGACAACTTCCTGGCAATATTGCCGCGCAATACAAGCAAACCCGCCGACTCGCGCTGA